A section of the Pseudomonadota bacterium genome encodes:
- a CDS encoding formylmethanofuran dehydrogenase subunit B — MTVPQAAINRETGKPARPPHAAACPFCSLLCDDLIVEQAGGRVRVLKNGCGRAVSGFENPDGPSQPRLKGKPATIEQCIERAAAILRGARFPLFAGLGTDVGGMRAVLSLAERTGGALDHMHGNALQRNIGVLQGTGWMTTTLTELKNRADLIIFAGTDAVSAHPRFFERLVWNQASLFQLDSNARQIIYLGAGLNTKPGTSPEGRKPLHVRFDPRQLIEIVSALRALAAGYRLQAASIAGVRIPVLNSIVEKMKAARYGVLAWSSAELDYPHAELAVEACVELVKDLNDTTRFSGLPLGGNDGAITAVSVCAWQTGFPLRTAFAAGYPAHDAHRYSTGHLVGSGSADAVVWISAFRAAPPPAAKPLVVLGAPNMHCPEEPEVFIPVAIPGLDHAAQLVRLDSVVSLYLERQRTSPLPSVAHLLTEIQNAL, encoded by the coding sequence ATGACCGTACCTCAAGCAGCGATCAACCGGGAAACCGGCAAGCCGGCGCGCCCGCCGCACGCGGCGGCCTGTCCTTTCTGCAGCCTGCTGTGCGATGATCTTATCGTGGAGCAGGCGGGCGGCCGCGTGCGCGTCCTGAAGAACGGTTGTGGCCGGGCAGTTTCCGGATTCGAGAACCCGGACGGGCCGAGTCAGCCGCGCCTCAAGGGCAAGCCGGCAACGATCGAACAGTGCATCGAGCGGGCGGCGGCGATCCTTCGCGGCGCCCGCTTCCCTCTGTTCGCCGGCCTGGGGACGGATGTCGGCGGGATGCGTGCGGTGCTCAGCCTGGCCGAACGCACCGGAGGCGCGCTCGATCACATGCACGGAAACGCGCTCCAGCGGAATATCGGCGTGCTACAAGGCACGGGTTGGATGACGACCACGCTCACGGAGTTAAAGAATCGCGCCGATCTGATTATTTTCGCAGGTACCGATGCGGTGAGCGCGCATCCGCGTTTTTTCGAGCGCCTGGTTTGGAACCAAGCATCGCTATTCCAGCTCGACAGCAACGCACGCCAGATCATCTACCTCGGGGCCGGCCTCAACACCAAGCCCGGCACGAGCCCCGAGGGCCGAAAACCCTTGCACGTCCGCTTCGATCCGCGGCAACTCATCGAAATCGTGTCGGCGTTACGCGCGCTCGCGGCGGGGTATCGGCTCCAAGCAGCCTCGATCGCCGGAGTACGGATCCCGGTCTTGAATTCTATCGTCGAAAAGATGAAAGCGGCCCGCTACGGGGTGCTGGCGTGGTCGAGCGCCGAGCTCGATTATCCTCACGCCGAGCTTGCCGTCGAAGCGTGCGTGGAGCTGGTCAAGGATCTCAATGACACTACGCGTTTTTCCGGTTTGCCCTTGGGCGGCAACGACGGCGCAATCACGGCCGTTAGCGTGTGCGCATGGCAGACGGGCTTTCCGCTCCGCACCGCGTTCGCGGCGGGGTATCCCGCGCATGATGCGCATCGTTATAGCACCGGCCACTTGGTCGGATCGGGGTCCGCCGATGCCGTCGTGTGGATCTCGGCGTTTCGCGCGGCGCCTCCGCCGGCGGCCAAACCCCTGGTCGTACTCGGCGCCCCGAATATGCATTGTCCCGAGGAGCCAGAGGTTTTCATCCCGGTGGCGATCCCGGGACTTGACCATGCGGCTCAGCTCGTGCGGCTCGATTCGGTGGTGTCGTTGTACCTCGAACGGCAGCGAACCTCGCCCCTGCCGAGCGTCGCACACCTACTCACGGAAATCCAAAATGCGCTCTAG